From the Sphingobacteruim zhuxiongii genome, the window TGCCGATGAGATGTTTGCGGCAGCCAATGTTGGCTTTAAGGCAACCAATACATCCGATTTAACACGCGGATTAACGAATTATGTAATCGCTAAAGCGGCATTACTTGCAGTAGAAGCGGAAGGCGCCACTGCCTCGAAGTATTATACCATTGCACAAAATGCATGCGATCGTGTAATAAATAGTGGGACTTTAAATTTCATGTCAGAAGATCAATACGTGCAAAAGCAATCAGGTACGGTGACTTTGAATGGGGTAAATTTGCCGATATTCTTAGCAGAGACTTCTGGATTTTTAAATTTAGCGAAGAATCCTGAGGCGGCATTCGGCTTTGGTTGGCAATTTGGTGGTAATGGAGTGGCAGCCGAAAGTAATCCTTGGGGTGGTTCGTTCCGTATAGATGACCGATTGTTTAATAAAATTGACGACAAAGATTACCGTAAAAAGAACTTCCATAAGGAAAGACCAGCTGATTTTCCAGTTATTTACAGTGCTGGTTCGGGCAGTTTTATGAACGGTCCACAATATGAAGTTCCGACTTATTGGGTTTCTAAGTTTGCAAATAATGTGGGCTTAGGAAGTGCCGTCGGTGCGCAAAATACGTCAAACCGTGGACGAGCGGATTACGCAATGGTACGTTTGTCAGAATTTTATTTAATGAAGGCAGAGGTGCAGGCGCGCACAGGAGCAGAGGCAGCGGCGAAAACTACGCTTAACAAACTTTTAGCTGCTCGTACTGCAGCGGGAAGCGCTACGCTGACCTGTGACAACTACGCGGGAATGAGCGGCCTGACGGCCCTTCAAATGGTTCAATTGCAATCGCGTATTGAATTGTGGGGAGAGGGAAGTCATGAGTGGGATAACAACCGTCGCTGGAATATTCCTGTGGACCGCAAAGGTTCTACAGTTCATTGGAATCCAAACCTTGTGTATCCAGTATCTTTAATGACCATGAAGATTCCGTCTGAAGAGATATCAACGAATCCGAAGAGTCAACAAAATCCTTAGTAAATAAAGGCAATACATAGATAAATCATTTGTCTATTGCCTTGCTCGACTTGCCTCGAGATTATTAATGAGTATCAACAAAAGAGGACGTATTTATTACGTCCTCTTTTTATGGTTCATAAAATTAATTTATGGCAACTAGATTCCAATATTCACTGACAACCAGTCATTTTCCGGCAGAATCTCTATGCGCTGCTTTATGCTTTTGCCCTCAACGAGCAGTTCTAATTCAGGAACAGCTTCTGTTCTCTTAATTTTAAAGGCAAAGAATCCCTCTTTATTGGTTCGAGTAATTGTTTTTCCGTTCAGCTTAATTTCTATATTGTTGATCTTTTCCTTATTTACATTATTAAGTATGTGTCCGAAAATGGCAAACTCATCTTCCTTCAGAAATATGGGCGTGTATTCGTTTTTGAAACTCGCAATATCTTTTTGGAATGTCTCTTTTAGCCCAATTTTATTGACCAATTCTGCGGCGTCAGCAGTCAAAGGATAAGGAAATGTTCCTTCGGTCCCCGCGTTTTGGTAAGCTTGCGTAAGATAATATTGCGCTTTATTTCGCTTAACCCGAACTCGATCAACAAAGCGAGCGTATTCAACAGTATTGATTACTTTTTTTTCAAATAGTTTTTCAACGAAAGATTGATATTTTTCTTGCTGTTCAATTTCGGCATGTTGTATAATATAATAAGCACCATTTAATGCCAATGGACTTAATTCTATTGATCCGATGGTATATTGGTCGATTAAAGGGAAAACAAGGTTCTGATTCTGGGCATCCTGCTTCTTAAGGTCCATAATTTTAAGAACCAAACTGTCTTTCGGATAATCGCTTTTGTTGATGACTTTCATCATTTCCTCTCGCTTTATTTGATCAATTCGATAGGCATTTATGATGATGGAATCTGCTGATAGTTTTGATTGGCTATTCAAGTTTTGTGCGTAGGAAAATTGAGCCGCCAACAAGGTGCAGATTAGTAAGACAAATACTTTCATAAGTTCGTTTTTTGGTATCAAAGTGTGGACTCAAGTTAAAGAAAAAGAGTTAGGAAAATCATGTATCTCGGTGAGTGGCTATATATTAACGGTGAAATGAGTTTTTCTTCGGTTAAAAAAGAAGAAATAACAAAGGCGCCTTCTTTCGAAAGCGCCTCCTGACCAAGTTATATAAACAAACTAATTGTATATATACGATAAACTAAACAAGTTCTAAGGGTTTTGTTCTTGAATTAAGTCGTTATAACTCAACTCAGTATTCAAAGGGATTTGCAGGGTGAAATCTTTACCTGCTGGTACTACTTTCTTTTCACTATGGTTGATCGAACTCGTTCTATCGACAGCGATATTCCAGCGCTTGTTATCGAAGAATTCATGTCCACCTTCACCCCATAGTTCAATTCTTCTTTGAAGTTTGATCTCATCAAATAAGGCCGTTCCAGTCTTTGTACTTTTGACATAGCTAGGGTCTCTTTTTGATACTAATTGGAATAAAGCAGTTTGGGCTTCCGCGTCTTTATTTGCACGAACTAATGCTTCAGCTTTTGCTAAAATAATCTCAGATGAACGGATGAAAATCTCGTTCTGGTTGTATTCTGGAATAGCTGCTGATATCTTTGGTGCCGCAAATTTTAAACTATAGTATTTTAAGAACTTAACTTTGGCCCCAGAAGTAGGGTACGTGAAGTCAATCGATTCATCTTGAACGAAGTTTTTCTTTCTGTAGTCTGTTGCAGATATCTTGTCAAAAAGACGTTGATCTATCGCCATCCAATGACCTTGCGATCCACCGTAGCCACCCTCGGATTTAGGGTTCATCCATCCGTGGAATGAAGATGTTCCTTTACCAGACGTACTTGAATATTCGTATCCAAATATTGTCTCTTTACTCAAAAGAGACATGCCAGAAGTAGTGTAGTCGTTCTCATTAAAAAGCTCTGGATAAAACGTCAGGATATCATTGGCGGCCGCAACAGCTTTGTCCCAATTTCCTGTCGTTAAAGCTGCACGAACTAGAAAGGAAGAAGCCACACTTCCGTCGACGTCGGTTCTTGATGTAGTATAGAAGCCATCAATTTTCTTGAATAATGAAACGGCTGTTTCAGCATCAGACATGATTAGGTTCCATACTTCTGCAGAAGTTGCGCGAGGCTTTGGATCTCCCGTGGCATCAGTGATTGGTACCCCTAATTTATCCTTTCCGCCATTCATGTAGTCATTTTGATAAAGCCACATTAAGTTTGTGTATGCGAATGAACGTATCGCTAATGCAGTTGCTTTATAGCGTAAAATGGACTTATTCGCTGCGGTCAATTCGGATTCATTGACTTCTGGAATCACAGTCAAAATTTGGTTAGCCAAGTAAATATAGCGGTAAAACGTGCCCCAATAAACTTGTACTCTGCCGGTACTTTCTTCACGATAAGAACGCATTTCATAATCGCCTTTTAACCAACTTGGAGAATTGGCAAGAACCATATCGTTACCTTTTAAACTTAACAATAAATTATTTACTGAATAGTTTTTGGTGTCGACTGAATTGATATTGCTATACGAGTTTATTGACGCTACTAAATTTGCTACTAGCGGCTCTAATATTTTGTCCGGGTTTTTCTTAACGATTTCTTGGATGTCGTCTTGAGTAAGACTACTTTCTGGATCAATTATCAATAATTTTTGACAAGATCCGAAGGTTAAACTAAGAATGGCTAAGCCTAAATATATCTTATTCTTTTTCATGATTTACAGGGTTAAATTGATGGCGAAGGATACAACTCTAGATTGTGGATAACCGAAAGCGCTTACACTAGATCCGTCGTCAAAGGCAACACGAGGGTCAACACCTTTTTTCGCAGATAAGAAGAATAAGTTTTCTGCCGCTAATGAAAAACGAAGACGTTCTAGCTTCAGTTTTGTTAAAGCATCTTTAGGTACGGTATAGCCTAAAGTGATTGATTTCAAATTCAAATAACCTGCGCTAAACATCGCGAAATCTGAATATTGACCTGCGCCCCCACCTGTTGGTTGACTACCGAAATTAGTGCCTCCTAACATACGCATTGGGATGTTAGAACTTCTGTTCTCAGGTGTCCAAGCATTTAGTAAATCGGTGTGTATGCCGCGGCCGATACTATTTCCTGTTAGTCCTTGATATGATAACGATACGGTTTTACCGCCCGTTTGATAACTTGCGTATACTGATAAATCGAAGTTTTTGTACGATACATTCGTATTAAAACCTCCAACGAAATCTGGAGTCGTTGTGCCTAATTCATAACGGGTTCCATCGTTCCCTGTCGTTGTTACGATATCTCCAACGTTGCTTCCAGGATATTTGGATAAATCATCACCTTCTTTCAACGTTTTATAGGTCATTCCTAATCCGGTATTTTGATCGACGCCGGCATAACGATAGATGTAAAGGTTATAGTAGTCTCTACCAGGTCCGCGAAGGAAATTTCCTTGTGGGAATCCACCGTTGTAATCGTCACTTCCTACACCTTCAGGCATGGAAACTAAGGTCGTTCTGTATCGAGAAGCATTTGCGCCAACCGACCATCTTAATCGATCATTGCGGATGATTGTATAATTAAGATCGAGTTCGAAGCCTTTATTGTTTAATTCTCCCGAGTTCTCCATTCTAGAACCACGCCCTGTTGAAGCTGGAAGTGGCTTCGTGAACAATAGGTTTTTAGTGTCTCTGTTAAAATAATCGAAAGTACCCGATAGTCTATTGAAGAAGTTGAAATCAATACCAAAGTCTACAGTATAGTTATTTTCCCAGGTTAAATCTAAATTAGACCAATTCGTTTGCGATATGGAAGGTACAGGTGTTATTAAATTACCTGCATTCGAAAGGCTCCAAATATCTGCCCAGTTTGTCGCGCCAACAGCGTTATTTCCTTGAAGGCCATAACTTGCACGAAGCTTAATCTCGTCAATCCAGGATTGGTTAGCTAAGAAAGATTCTTTAGAGATACGATAGGCTCCACCAATCGACCAGAAAGAACCCCATTGATTATTACGGAAATAGGAAGAGCCATCGGTTCTAAAGCTCCCAGATAAATAATATTTCTCGGCATAGTTGTAATTTACACGACTGAAATATCCTTCAATAGTCGAAGAGCTCGCTCCACCTGTTAGGTAGTTTATTCCGATCGAGTTATTGAAGCTTGGTTTATCATAAGCAAGCATCATGTAACGTTGCCCGCTTTGATTGTCGCTACGTTCCCAACGGAATTCATGTCCCAACAATGCGTCTACATGGTGATCTCCAAAATCTTTAGCCCATGATAACAACTGAACTGTATTAACCTGTGTGCTCTTCGCCCAATAACCGGAGATAGTTCCCTGAGAATCTCTTGCTGCAGCACCACTCTCGTTATTTGCATAACTCTTGTTGTACGTGTAGTTGTTGTCGATAGAAAAGTCAACTTTAAATTTGAAATCACTTAAGAAACTTGCTTCTAAAAACCCTCTACCAGATAATACATCACGTTTGTTGTTTGCAAAGTCTTTCTGAAAGTAGATCCCTGGTGAATATCCGTTAAAGGCAAGTCTTGTTGTCGATCCATATGGAGAATAAGTCTCTCCATTTCCTAGGTCAAACATCATTTTGCCAGATTGATCGTATCGTATTGCGCCGGTTTCGTCGTGCGCGAACAAGGAATTAACTGGACTAAAATAGTTTAACCAAGTAAATAAGTTGGTGTTAACCGTTCCTCCAGTGTAGCCCGGAATATCAGAGTTTGTCCTCGAATAATACATGGATGCTCCCCCTTTCAACCAATCTGTAACTTGCGTATTTAGATTAATACGGCCAGTGAAGCGATCAAAGTTAGACGCCATAACGTAGGCAGGCTCATTCATATATCCCAACGACACAAGGAAGTCGGTCTTTTCTGATCCTCCATTTAGTTGAACGTTATATTCTTGACGAATCGGGTTTTTGAAGAAATAGTCCTCCCAATTATCTTGATATAACAATTGTGCATCTGTACGTAATTTACCTGTAGCAGGGTCGATAAGCGTTGTTCCGTCAGGGATCTTATATAACATATAATTTCCTAAACCATTTCGTTGCGTTAAGGCATTCCCATTTGCTTTAAACAAATTGTCGGATGCATATTGACGTAATTCTGTATCGCTCATATTCTTGAATTTCACGTCGCGATCTGGGAAATATTTTGCGTAGTTGTAAATTCCTTGCCAAGTGTATTCGTAATACGTTGCAGGGTCTGTTACTTTGTCGAAATCACTTTGGCCAATGCTACTGATACCTACACGAGAGTCAAAAGAAATCTTAGTCTTTCCGGATTTCCCCTTTTTAGTGGTTACCAAAATTAAACCGTTTGAAGCTCTTGATCCATATAAAGCATTTGCTGCTGCATCCTTCGACACTACAATTGTTTCGATATCTGCAGGGTTCAAAGAATTTAAACCATTGCTGTAAGGAGCACCATCAACGACGATTAAAGGCGAGCTAGAAGCATTTAGCGAGCCTAATCCACGAATCCTCAAAGCTGCATCTGCGCCTGGTTGGCCAGAGTTTGTTGAGAATTGGATACCTGGAATGGCTCCTTCAAAAGCTCTAGAGATAGTTGAAATTTGACTTTTCTCTAAAGTCTCTGCGCCAATTGATGCGACAGAACCTGTTAAGTCTTTTTTCTTCGTTGAACCAAATGCTACAACGATAACTTCTTCCAAGTCAGCTTGGTCGGGTTGCAGAGAAACTTGTAAATTAGTTTGAGTTCCTGCTTGAATAGTCGCTTGTTTATAACCTATAAAACTAAAGGTTAGCGTACTACTTTGGGTGACAGTAATTTGAAACGAACCATCGTCTTGCGTTGCTGTCGTTTTTTTTGATGCCCGATCAGTTACCGAGACCCCACTTAGCGGCGTTCCAGTCGAAGCGTCTTTCACGACGCCGTGGATCAGGAGATCACGCTGTGCGTAAGCATTTTCTTGCCAAGAGAAGACAAAGAAAAGACACAGCAATAGAGGGAGTAACCCCTCTAGCTTTAATTTGTTCATGGAATAGATTAATTTAGTTAATTGTTGGATTTATTTATTGTTTGTATTAATTGCTATTTAGTGAGCATGTTGTTCAATTCCATGATTTGGTTCATCAGAATAGATGATGTAGTTGTTTAAGTCTACCCAATAACCTTCTTTTTCTTCGGTTTGTTGTAGTCTTACCTTATGTTTTCCTTTGGGAAGATCATACACCCAGAACACTTCGTCTTTACGAGTTAAGTAATTTGTTGGATGAATGAAAGATGCATGTTTTTTACCGTCTATGTATATATCCAATGGGATATCGAAGTCTTTCATTGATTTCTCTTTCTTTTTGGCGGAACCTACAATCACAAATCCAGTGCCTTCAATCTCAAATTCGTAGCTTCCTTTTAATTGTCTGTTTAAGCCAACTTTTCGAACAGGATAAACACCATCGAATGCTTTCTCATAGCGAACAGCAACAGGCTGTTGAACTTTGATCTCTACATCATTCTTGTTTATTTTGCCGCCGTTAAGTTTAATCATTTGTACTGCATGATTGAAGCTCATTGCGTAAACACGGTTCAATGATGTTTTTGTGTATTTGAAATCAAGATCTTCCGCTTCTGCTAATCCCATTTTCCAATATTTTGGAATATTACTGTATCCGTACATTGTACCTAATATACCTGCTGCGCTAGCTGGATTACAATCAGAGTCTTGACCTGCGCGAGTTGAGATTTCTAATGTTTTAGTGAAATCTCCTGCACCATATAATAAGCCGAGTACAACGTATGCTGCATTCACTTTTGCGTCGATATTGTAAGGCATATGAACTCCTTCTGGGCAGCCAACCTCTTCAGCCCATTTTTGTTGAATTTCAAACCAATTACGTTTCCAATTGTCTGGGTGCTCTTTGTGCCATTGAATTACATCAGCAATACACTTGTAGAATTCGCTTTCTGCAGGAATAGTCTTTAGCGCTTCCGTGACAATGTAATTTATGTCTTTAGAGACAAATGCTAAAGTATACATTGCGCCGATATATACACCACCATACCAGCCATCACCATAATTCATAATGTGACCAATTTTATCGCTAATTTCCGAGGCTGTGTTTGGCATTCCTGGGCTCATTAACCCAGCGAAATCAGCTTCGATTT encodes:
- a CDS encoding RagB/SusD family nutrient uptake outer membrane protein, which produces MKYLIALVMLAMLATSCNKKLDITPPDNIIDEQVRELLRTADEETVKSLMKGMADGLPPHYRGSGYNFRFSSMSDNSWSGQLAARMMLGNDIVVGNWSMPAENDYYTGQDLTSENSASTPSWWHRAYGMTNAANKVLNIITPEVLQNNPSVSLKEYVGRAYLTRAFGYLYAQQNFGTNKLGQSIYVKFDVTQPLQERSSALATLDSIIVWATSADEMFAAANVGFKATNTSDLTRGLTNYVIAKAALLAVEAEGATASKYYTIAQNACDRVINSGTLNFMSEDQYVQKQSGTVTLNGVNLPIFLAETSGFLNLAKNPEAAFGFGWQFGGNGVAAESNPWGGSFRIDDRLFNKIDDKDYRKKNFHKERPADFPVIYSAGSGSFMNGPQYEVPTYWVSKFANNVGLGSAVGAQNTSNRGRADYAMVRLSEFYLMKAEVQARTGAEAAAKTTLNKLLAARTAAGSATLTCDNYAGMSGLTALQMVQLQSRIELWGEGSHEWDNNRRWNIPVDRKGSTVHWNPNLVYPVSLMTMKIPSEEISTNPKSQQNP
- a CDS encoding RagB/SusD family nutrient uptake outer membrane protein, whose protein sequence is MKKNKIYLGLAILSLTFGSCQKLLIIDPESSLTQDDIQEIVKKNPDKILEPLVANLVASINSYSNINSVDTKNYSVNNLLLSLKGNDMVLANSPSWLKGDYEMRSYREESTGRVQVYWGTFYRYIYLANQILTVIPEVNESELTAANKSILRYKATALAIRSFAYTNLMWLYQNDYMNGGKDKLGVPITDATGDPKPRATSAEVWNLIMSDAETAVSLFKKIDGFYTTSRTDVDGSVASSFLVRAALTTGNWDKAVAAANDILTFYPELFNENDYTTSGMSLLSKETIFGYEYSSTSGKGTSSFHGWMNPKSEGGYGGSQGHWMAIDQRLFDKISATDYRKKNFVQDESIDFTYPTSGAKVKFLKYYSLKFAAPKISAAIPEYNQNEIFIRSSEIILAKAEALVRANKDAEAQTALFQLVSKRDPSYVKSTKTGTALFDEIKLQRRIELWGEGGHEFFDNKRWNIAVDRTSSINHSEKKVVPAGKDFTLQIPLNTELSYNDLIQEQNP
- a CDS encoding SusC/RagA family TonB-linked outer membrane protein, with amino-acid sequence MNKLKLEGLLPLLLCLFFVFSWQENAYAQRDLLIHGVVKDASTGTPLSGVSVTDRASKKTTATQDDGSFQITVTQSSTLTFSFIGYKQATIQAGTQTNLQVSLQPDQADLEEVIVVAFGSTKKKDLTGSVASIGAETLEKSQISTISRAFEGAIPGIQFSTNSGQPGADAALRIRGLGSLNASSSPLIVVDGAPYSNGLNSLNPADIETIVVSKDAAANALYGSRASNGLILVTTKKGKSGKTKISFDSRVGISSIGQSDFDKVTDPATYYEYTWQGIYNYAKYFPDRDVKFKNMSDTELRQYASDNLFKANGNALTQRNGLGNYMLYKIPDGTTLIDPATGKLRTDAQLLYQDNWEDYFFKNPIRQEYNVQLNGGSEKTDFLVSLGYMNEPAYVMASNFDRFTGRINLNTQVTDWLKGGASMYYSRTNSDIPGYTGGTVNTNLFTWLNYFSPVNSLFAHDETGAIRYDQSGKMMFDLGNGETYSPYGSTTRLAFNGYSPGIYFQKDFANNKRDVLSGRGFLEASFLSDFKFKVDFSIDNNYTYNKSYANNESGAAARDSQGTISGYWAKSTQVNTVQLLSWAKDFGDHHVDALLGHEFRWERSDNQSGQRYMMLAYDKPSFNNSIGINYLTGGASSSTIEGYFSRVNYNYAEKYYLSGSFRTDGSSYFRNNQWGSFWSIGGAYRISKESFLANQSWIDEIKLRASYGLQGNNAVGATNWADIWSLSNAGNLITPVPSISQTNWSNLDLTWENNYTVDFGIDFNFFNRLSGTFDYFNRDTKNLLFTKPLPASTGRGSRMENSGELNNKGFELDLNYTIIRNDRLRWSVGANASRYRTTLVSMPEGVGSDDYNGGFPQGNFLRGPGRDYYNLYIYRYAGVDQNTGLGMTYKTLKEGDDLSKYPGSNVGDIVTTTGNDGTRYELGTTTPDFVGGFNTNVSYKNFDLSVYASYQTGGKTVSLSYQGLTGNSIGRGIHTDLLNAWTPENRSSNIPMRMLGGTNFGSQPTGGGAGQYSDFAMFSAGYLNLKSITLGYTVPKDALTKLKLERLRFSLAAENLFFLSAKKGVDPRVAFDDGSSVSAFGYPQSRVVSFAINLTL
- a CDS encoding ADP-ribosylglycohydrolase family protein; amino-acid sequence: MKTSLWSSLLLGISIICSSSMLIAQKNEKIKLTKSELQDKIKGGWAGQTIGVTFGGPTEFRYRGTFIQDYENISWYDGYIKSTMVHNPHLYDDIYMDLTFVEVYDRVGMHAPVDSFANAFANASYSLWHANQAARYNILTGIKAPESGHWKNNPHADDIDYQIEADFAGLMSPGMPNTASEISDKIGHIMNYGDGWYGGVYIGAMYTLAFVSKDINYIVTEALKTIPAESEFYKCIADVIQWHKEHPDNWKRNWFEIQQKWAEEVGCPEGVHMPYNIDAKVNAAYVVLGLLYGAGDFTKTLEISTRAGQDSDCNPASAAGILGTMYGYSNIPKYWKMGLAEAEDLDFKYTKTSLNRVYAMSFNHAVQMIKLNGGKINKNDVEIKVQQPVAVRYEKAFDGVYPVRKVGLNRQLKGSYEFEIEGTGFVIVGSAKKKEKSMKDFDIPLDIYIDGKKHASFIHPTNYLTRKDEVFWVYDLPKGKHKVRLQQTEEKEGYWVDLNNYIIYSDEPNHGIEQHAH